GACGAAGGGGTGCATCGTGGCGACCCGCGCATCCTGCCACAGCCGGTTGGCGATGTTCTTGCTGTGCGCGAAAGACCCGCCGCCCGCTTCGGACAATTTGGTCGCCGCTTCAAAGACCATACGGTCGGCAAAGGCGACATCGCGATTGACCCTGGCGCGCTCTGCCACGGGCATGAAGGCCTTGCCGGCGCTCCACAGATCGACCTTCTCGACCGCACGCACGATAATGGATTCAGCCGCATCGAACATCGCGCTGATTTCGCCGGTCTGAAGATGGGTGACCGGGGCCTCGCCCTGGTTGGTGTAGGTGGTCAGCTTGATGTCGCGCTTGCCCACGGTTTCCAGGAAATTTTCCATGATATGCTTGGCCACACCGAGCACCGGAAACGCCAGGATCAGCACCATCAGCGGGCCGAAGGCGGCATTGAAGATCGGCACCTCGGGATAGGTCGGCTTCACCTCGCCACGGTTGCACCCCATCAGGCTGACGATCCGCTCGTCCGGAATGAACACATCCTCCATCGCGACATTGGTGCTGCCGCTGCCACGCAGGCCGCTGGGGTTCCAGTCATGGAGATTCTTGACATCGCTCATCGGCACGGCGGCCACGCCCGGGCCGATGGGCTCGCCATTCTTGTCGAACATCGGCACGCCGAGCAGATCCCAATCCGCCTGATACACACCCGAGTTGAAGAACCACATGCCCTTTTCAACCACGATCCCGCCATCGGCACGGCGCGCTTTCACCGCGCGACCGGAGAAAACACCGGCGACATTGGTGTTGGGCCGGGCGAAAATCTCTTCCGACACATGCTTGGGATAGAGGTTGGCCGCCATCCAGTTGCACGCCGTCACCAGCGTCAGCCCCCAGGCGACACCCGCGTCGCCGCGACCGATCTCGGTGACCACCTGGCGCCAGGTATCGAGACTGGACTGCAGGCCGCCATATTCATGCGGAACGGTCATCGAATAGATGCCCTCCTGCTTCATCCGCTCGGCCAGTTCTTCGGGCGGACGGGCGAGACGGTCGATTTCGGACCGTGCCTCGCGCAGATCGGGAACAAGCGCCTTGGCCCGCGCAACGAGATCAACATCCGTGCGATCGCTGGAGGCAAGAGTCGCCGTGCTGAGATTGAGAACGCTCATGTGCTTCCTCTCATTTTTATGAATTAGACGATATGTCCGTTATGACTTTGCATGGTGACTGTCAATGATCTTCGCTTTCGGGCCCTGATGCCAAAAACGGAACCCGTGCGGGGACGGGCTGACCTCAGCCGCTCTGAAAGCTGTTCCGCAGCCGTGATGCAGATGGACGATCATTCAAATTTTTCTGTATGTATCTGTATATATTTGTCTTTTTAGACATGTGGAAACTTTCGGCTTCGCCCTATCCCAGACAGGAGCAAGATCATGGCTGCCGCATCCGCTGCTCGCCCCGAACCACATTTCTTCCATCGTGCGCCATGCAGCAGGAAATTTGAGACGAAATGTATGGTATGAAAACGCCCAAAGGCACTATCGGGATCGCGAGTCGGCCTGCGGGGCGCATCTGACCTCTGGCGCAAGTGGTCAAAATCACCTAGGAGCAGGCGAACCCTTCAGCCTCATATCAGACCGATGATCTGAATTTCGAAGGCAACCGGGCTTGAAAATGTTGATGTGCGAATGGGCGACATGGGAATAAACAGGTGGGCATGAACAGGGAAGACGTCAAAAACGCCGATGAAGACCATCGCGTCAGAGTGGCCCGCCAGCGCCGCAGCAGAACGCGTACACGGTTGCTCGAAGCCGTTCTGGCCACCTGTGCCGCACGTCTGAATCAGGACTTGCCCACAGTCGATGACGTCATCGCCGAAGCCGATGTTTCCCGGGCGACATTCTATAAATATTTCAATTCCGTCGAAGAAGCGATCCGCGTCTACGGCCATATGCTGATGGAAGAGATGTTCCGCAGCCTGGTCACGCTGTTTACCCCGCAGGACGATGAGCTCTCGCGCATCGTCACCGCCATCCAGCTGTTTCTGATGCGCTCCGTGATTGACCCACAGTGGGGGGCTTTTCTGTCGCGCACGGCCCATCTCGCGCGTGAGACGATCCTGGTTGACCGGATCGTGGACTATGTGGAGACAGCGCGCGGAAAAGGCGTCCTCAACGTTCAGGCCCCGCTTCCCGCCAGCAGCATGATCATCGGCACGGTGCTGGAAGCTGTGCGTCATATCTCGCGCACGAACCTGCGCAGCCGCACCTATGTCGATGGCATAACCGCGATGCTGCTGCACGGGCTGGGCGTCGAGCAGGCCGTGGCCGAGGATCTGATCCGCAGCCGCACGATCTACATTCGCGGCCTTGCCCCCGACCGGCTCAGCTGGTGGAGCGACCCCTGGGCGCGCATGCCCGAGGATCGCTCCGAAACCAGAAATAGCTGACGCAACGCCTAATTTCCGAGCGCCCTGCCCCGGTCAGGATGCGGCGGCGCTCGTCTCGCCGGCCAGCCAGCTGCGCTCGGCGGCGCGCAGTTTTATGACCGTATCGGGCTGATCCACTCCGGCCCGATCATTGCGGGTCGGCCCGCCGCCTGACGCGGTCAGATAGCTCAGATAACGATAGGATTGGCGGAATTGCGCCAGTTTCTGCTGATCGATAACAAGGGCCTGCGTCGGGTCCGCAGCAGCCAGCGTATCGCGGATGTAGATCCCGCGCAGCCCGAAAATCAGCCATTCACCCTGCTGCTTCACCGCACGCCACAGCAGCCGCGTGTAGGCCGTGACATGCACATCAACCCCATTGAGCGTGGAAAAGGAATGTACCGCGCAAGAGGCGTCCGCAATGGCGCGGTCTCCGTTGATCGAGACAGCTGGCGGGCTCATGCTGTCGAAATAGACCGCCTTGAGCGAGGTGCCTGCGCGACCGGCCGCCGCACCGCGCCGCCCGGCTTCGACAAACTGCTTTGCCGTGCCGGAAAACCATGAAACATCAACGAAAGCATCCGGATGGAAGCAGGACTCTTCCAGATCGAAATCATGCGTCTCGCGCCCCAGCCGCTCACGCGCGATCACCTGAGTCACGGCGAACTGGTCCAGCAGCGTTCCGGCGTTTGCAGGACCTGCCGCAGGTTTCTTGCCCTCGCCGGCGGCAGCGGCGCGCCCGGTCACCATCGCGCCGAACATGGCGGCAATCCCGCCCTTGAGCAGGCTGCGGCGCAGCAGGGGCTCACGGGATTCGCCCGAGCCGACAGAAATGTCCGTCATTTTTTGATCTCCTCAACCCTGGATGAAAGTGCCGGAACCGGGGGCCCGAAGGTGAGAGAAAACCCCACCTTCCGGCAAGGCCGGATGGGCATCTCTGCACCCGTTCGGCCTGTTCCGTCGCGTTATTGTCGCTGTCATTCCAATGGCCTTACACCTGCCACGATCACGAAAAAGACACAAGGTACATTATGTAATTGGCAGCCATCATGATCCCCTATGCCGAGGGCACGATCCTGAACAGCTGCTCGGCATTGGCATGGGCCACCTTGCGCATGGTCTCCTCGTCCAGCGGCGCCTTGCGGATGAAATCCACCGCCTCGGCGGTCTGCTCATAGGGATAGTCCACGGCGAACATCACCCGGTCAGCCCCCATCATGTCGAGGCAGAAGCGCAAGGGCTCGTTCGACATCATGCCGCTGGTGGTGATCCACACATTCTCTCGGAAATAGTCGCTGGGCAGGCGCTGCAGCTTCTTCATGCCCAGCGGCTCCAGCCCGCCGCGCCGCAGGATGTTCTGATAGCGGTTGTCCAGCCGGCCCAGCCAGAAGGGCAGCGCCTCACCCAGATGGCCCAGCACCAGCTTCAGGGTCGGGAAGGCATCGAAGACCCCGCCCATGATCAGGCGCATCACATGCAGCGAGGTTTCCGCACCAAAACCCCAGAGCGCGCCCATCATGCCATAGTCGGAATAGGCGCCGATCATGCTGTCGGGAGGAAAGTTCGGATGCAGGTATAAAGGCGCATCCGCCGCAACAAGCGCCTCCAGAATCGGCCAGAATTTGGGATCATCGAGATATTCGCCCTGCGTATGCGAATTGATGATGATGCCTTTCATGCCCAACCCCGTCATGCAGCGGGTCACCTCGCGCGCGGCGCGCTGCGGGTCCTGCGGGGCCACCGCGCCCAATCCGGCAAAACGGGTTGGACGGGCCGCCACGGCAGCCGACAGCGTCTCATTGGCCAGTGCGGCCAGATCCGTGCCCAAACCCGCGTCGAAGGCCTGCACACCGGGCGCGGTGATGCTAAGCAGATGCATATCCACACCATGCGCGTCCATCTCGACCAGGCGGTGATCGAGATCGACCAATTGCCGCACCGCTTCGGCTTTCTTGTAATAGATGCCCAGATAGCGTGTGACCGGCGTATCGATCGTCCGGGTCAGCTTCAGAAATTCATCGATATAGTCCCGGGGCGCAAAGGCCTCTTCGGTGGCGATCAAGCGCATGGCGTTTTCTCCCAGATCATTCCGGTCTGCTCCCCGTTGGCCACGCACTATCCGCGGCGCCGGGCAGCGCCCAAGACCACTTGTTGGCCTTGGCTATAGCGTTTGCGTATCGCCCCCCTTTGATGGCACCGGCACAGGCGGTATCATCATAGCCATATTGGTAGCACCAAAGCCCCGCCTCGCCATGCTATCAGCTCCCAAAAGCATGACAGGGGAGAAGGACATGGGGTCGAGGATGGCATTGGCGACGGGCATTGCCCTTTTGGCCATGGTGACGGGTTTCGAGGCGCAGGCTCAGCAAAGGCCGGGCCCTTTGACCCTGACCCCGCACAAAATCGCCTCAGGCGTCTATTGGGTCGAGGGCGGCACATCGAACACCGGCTTTGCCGTGGGAACGACAGGCGTGGTGGCCATCGACGCCCAGCAGACGGCGGAGGCCGTGCAAGCGGTGCAGGCCGAGATTGCCAAAATCACACCCCGCCGCGTCGATACGCTGATCATCACCCACAGCGATCCCGATCATGTCGGCGGCATACCCTCTTATCCCCCCGCCACGCAGATCATCGAGCAGGAAAACACGCGCGCCACCATTCTGGCCACAGCCGCCGATACCAGTGGCGCCCCGCCGATGGTCGCCCTCTACAAGCAACTCGCAAAGGCCCCCAATCCGACAAGGCTGGTGGCCGACAGCGAGCATGCGACCATCGATGGCCTGCGGGTGGAGTTGATCCATGTCGCGCCGGGGCACAGTGCGGGCGATCTGATCATCTATCTGCCCGATCAGAAGGTGGTGTTCGCCGGTGATGTCGTCACAACCAACACTGGCCAGTTTCCCGTCATTCATCTTGGCGGCTCTTCGCTGGGCTGGATCGCGGCGATGAAGGCCATTCTGGCGCTGGACGCCCGCGTGATCGTCCCCGGCCATGGCGCGGTGGAAAGCCGCGAGCAGCTGACGGCCCGACTGAAAGCCGCCGAGCAGCGCCGCGATGCCGTCAAGGCGATGATCGCGCAGGGCAAGTCGCTCGACGAGATCAAGCAGGCCCTGCCCGAAACGGGCGGCAACCCCATGTTCCCCGGCTTTGACGAAACGACCTACAATGAGCTGACCAAGGGCTATCCCGGCACCGCCGTGGCGCCATGGCACAACATCATCCATCGGCCCTGAGGCAGGCGATCCGCCCAAAACCCGAATCATCCGGCAGCACCAGCGCGGCGCCTCCCTTGTCGGAAGGCGTCGCGACAGGTATCGTCATGCTCGCCGGTTTGAAGGGATAGCGGCCCGGCTTGCTGCTCAGCGTCCCCAGCCGCTGTCCTTCACGCCGCCTACCGGCAAGACGACCTCGACATCATCGAAAGCCTCGATCACGAGGAGTGATCCAAAGGTCTCGTCGCCCCCTGTTAACCGGACCAGCAGCTATGCCCCCCACCCGGTCGGACTATGCGGAGATGCTGGACGCCATTGCCGGCTGCTCCCGCGCGGCAGGACTCCAGGGCAGCACGATATCGAAACTCGATCACCACCGCCAATCACGATCTTATGCCTGAGCGCGCGCCCGTCTAAATATGGCGCCTGAACACACTGTCAGACTTGCGGGCAGCCGAGGCACAGAACCGGCCCCGCCCTTCCGTGGAGAGCCATCTTGAAACTTTTGCGCTATGACGATGCCGGTACGCCCAAGCTGGGCGTGGTTCAGGACGACCGGATCGTTTCGCTCGCCCCGCTTGCGGATCGCTATCCCACCATGCGCTCGATCATCGAGGGCGGCGATGCGGCTCTGGCACAGTTGCGCGATTTTGTGGCCACCGCGCCATACAGCCTGCCCCTCGCCTCGGCAAGGCTGCTGGCGCCCGTCGAAAGGCCCGGCAAATATCTGGCCATCGGCATGAATTATGCCAAGCATCTTGAGGAAGCCGACAAGCTTGGCGTGGCCCGTTCGAAGCATCAGGTGTGGTTCAACAAGCAGACAACCTGCGTGGCGGGCCCCTATGACCCCATCGAACCGGGCGCGACCGAAAAGCTGGATTATGAAGTCGAACTCGCTCTGGTGATTGGCAAACCTGCCAAGAATGTGTCGCAGGACGAGGCCCTCGACCATGTGTTTGGTTATGTCGTCGCCAATGACGTGTCGGCGCGCGATTTCCAGTTCCATTCCGCGACCTTCACCATGGGCAAAAGCTTCGACACCCATGGCCCCATCGGCCCGTGGATCGTCACCGCCGACGAGGTCGCCAACCCTCAGAACCTCGATCTGCGTTGTTTCGTCAATGGTGAGCTTCGCCAGTCGAACAACACCGCCACCATGATCCATCCGATCCGCGCCCAGATCGCCTATCTGGCCAGCGCCTTCACGCTGGAACCGGGCGACCTGATCGCCACGGGAACGCCTGAGGGTGTGGGTGTCGGCATGGAACCGCCGGTGTTCCTCAAGGCGGGCGATGTCGTGCGTTGCGAGGTCGATGGCATCGGCGCCATCGAAAACACCGTCGCGGGCTGACGGCAGAACGAGCCTGATCCGGAACCCGGCATCGGTTCTTAAATCGATGCCGGGTTTCCTGCCGGGCAGACAATAACAGACCTCATTTTTCTCGAACAATCGGCGCATCGCGCCCAATGCCGCATGACATGCCGGCCCCTGATGTGCATAATGGCCCTGTATCGATCATGGAACGATCGAACGAAGGGCGAGGCATGAAGTTCAATCACTTACGCAGGTTCGTGGCCGTCGCGGAGCGTGGCAGCATGCGCAGCGCCGCGCGCGAGCTGGGCATTCCCCAGCCCGTCATCACGCGCAGCATTCAGGAGCTGGAGCGCGAGCTGGGCGTGCAACTGTTCGAACGCTCCATCAACGGCATCGTGCTCACGCCGATTGCCGAAAAAATCCTGCGCCGCGCCAAGGTTATGGAAACCGAAATGGAGCGCACGCTGGAGGAAGTCGACCAGTATAAGGGCAAGGAGGTCGGCACGCTGACCATCGGCCTGTCATCGGGCGCGCATGTCGGAATTCTCCCCAAGGTTCTGGCGCCATTCCGCAAGCGCTATCCCAAGGTGCGGATCAAGGTCGTGGAGGGCCTGTTTCCCAAGCTGGAAACCGACATTCGTGACGGGATCATCGAACTCTATGTCGGCCCCATTCCGCGCGAAAGGTTCGGCGCCGATCTGACCGTGGATCTCTTGTTCGAAAACCAGCGCATCATCGTTGGCCGGCAGGGGCATCCGCTGTCGCAAGCCACATCGATCATGGATCTCAAAGATGCCCAATGGGTGGCAACGCCCGTGATGATG
The Novosphingobium terrae DNA segment above includes these coding regions:
- a CDS encoding acyl-CoA dehydrogenase family protein, whose protein sequence is MSVLNLSTATLASSDRTDVDLVARAKALVPDLREARSEIDRLARPPEELAERMKQEGIYSMTVPHEYGGLQSSLDTWRQVVTEIGRGDAGVAWGLTLVTACNWMAANLYPKHVSEEIFARPNTNVAGVFSGRAVKARRADGGIVVEKGMWFFNSGVYQADWDLLGVPMFDKNGEPIGPGVAAVPMSDVKNLHDWNPSGLRGSGSTNVAMEDVFIPDERIVSLMGCNRGEVKPTYPEVPIFNAAFGPLMVLILAFPVLGVAKHIMENFLETVGKRDIKLTTYTNQGEAPVTHLQTGEISAMFDAAESIIVRAVEKVDLWSAGKAFMPVAERARVNRDVAFADRMVFEAATKLSEAGGGSFAHSKNIANRLWQDARVATMHPFVNPSSNFETYGRLLCGVEELLMQV
- a CDS encoding TetR/AcrR family transcriptional regulator; translation: MNREDVKNADEDHRVRVARQRRSRTRTRLLEAVLATCAARLNQDLPTVDDVIAEADVSRATFYKYFNSVEEAIRVYGHMLMEEMFRSLVTLFTPQDDELSRIVTAIQLFLMRSVIDPQWGAFLSRTAHLARETILVDRIVDYVETARGKGVLNVQAPLPASSMIIGTVLEAVRHISRTNLRSRTYVDGITAMLLHGLGVEQAVAEDLIRSRTIYIRGLAPDRLSWWSDPWARMPEDRSETRNS
- a CDS encoding nuclear transport factor 2 family protein — its product is MTDISVGSGESREPLLRRSLLKGGIAAMFGAMVTGRAAAAGEGKKPAAGPANAGTLLDQFAVTQVIARERLGRETHDFDLEESCFHPDAFVDVSWFSGTAKQFVEAGRRGAAAGRAGTSLKAVYFDSMSPPAVSINGDRAIADASCAVHSFSTLNGVDVHVTAYTRLLWRAVKQQGEWLIFGLRGIYIRDTLAAADPTQALVIDQQKLAQFRQSYRYLSYLTASGGGPTRNDRAGVDQPDTVIKLRAAERSWLAGETSAAAS
- a CDS encoding amidohydrolase family protein yields the protein MRLIATEEAFAPRDYIDEFLKLTRTIDTPVTRYLGIYYKKAEAVRQLVDLDHRLVEMDAHGVDMHLLSITAPGVQAFDAGLGTDLAALANETLSAAVAARPTRFAGLGAVAPQDPQRAAREVTRCMTGLGMKGIIINSHTQGEYLDDPKFWPILEALVAADAPLYLHPNFPPDSMIGAYSDYGMMGALWGFGAETSLHVMRLIMGGVFDAFPTLKLVLGHLGEALPFWLGRLDNRYQNILRRGGLEPLGMKKLQRLPSDYFRENVWITTSGMMSNEPLRFCLDMMGADRVMFAVDYPYEQTAEAVDFIRKAPLDEETMRKVAHANAEQLFRIVPSA
- a CDS encoding MBL fold metallo-hydrolase; amino-acid sequence: MALATGIALLAMVTGFEAQAQQRPGPLTLTPHKIASGVYWVEGGTSNTGFAVGTTGVVAIDAQQTAEAVQAVQAEIAKITPRRVDTLIITHSDPDHVGGIPSYPPATQIIEQENTRATILATAADTSGAPPMVALYKQLAKAPNPTRLVADSEHATIDGLRVELIHVAPGHSAGDLIIYLPDQKVVFAGDVVTTNTGQFPVIHLGGSSLGWIAAMKAILALDARVIVPGHGAVESREQLTARLKAAEQRRDAVKAMIAQGKSLDEIKQALPETGGNPMFPGFDETTYNELTKGYPGTAVAPWHNIIHRP
- a CDS encoding fumarylacetoacetate hydrolase family protein, with amino-acid sequence MKLLRYDDAGTPKLGVVQDDRIVSLAPLADRYPTMRSIIEGGDAALAQLRDFVATAPYSLPLASARLLAPVERPGKYLAIGMNYAKHLEEADKLGVARSKHQVWFNKQTTCVAGPYDPIEPGATEKLDYEVELALVIGKPAKNVSQDEALDHVFGYVVANDVSARDFQFHSATFTMGKSFDTHGPIGPWIVTADEVANPQNLDLRCFVNGELRQSNNTATMIHPIRAQIAYLASAFTLEPGDLIATGTPEGVGVGMEPPVFLKAGDVVRCEVDGIGAIENTVAG
- a CDS encoding LysR family transcriptional regulator gives rise to the protein MKFNHLRRFVAVAERGSMRSAARELGIPQPVITRSIQELERELGVQLFERSINGIVLTPIAEKILRRAKVMETEMERTLEEVDQYKGKEVGTLTIGLSSGAHVGILPKVLAPFRKRYPKVRIKVVEGLFPKLETDIRDGIIELYVGPIPRERFGADLTVDLLFENQRIIVGRQGHPLSQATSIMDLKDAQWVATPVMMDSENEVNAIYTAVDMPPPNIVAQASSGLSILSIVASSDLLAPLPHLWSDFISSTKFACIIPIKQTTFSPPICVARQSRLLLSPPGQFFTDLVHRVAVNHKRSLVSSVESGGTLPPPL